In Xylocopa sonorina isolate GNS202 chromosome 3, iyXylSono1_principal, whole genome shotgun sequence, one genomic interval encodes:
- the LOC143422509 gene encoding uncharacterized protein LOC143422509 isoform X2, with protein MWGASEEPPGTTEEEAQKSTVHAKEKCEENKSQLESLKEIMLKNKQSLKKKEEEVQEYARRLSKIKSRTKLSRRSKEGNFPVKDVSHTSESTLPGTSEETIDDISQAKTAKAKSTLLQKKLAENRKAFEQRNKEIIETKRAVEEKVEAIRQQLEEKDVAALSFQRDQLSVTPVKPVMITSDIMSPIQIESIQEKENTIEKLSNKIFELEATIVDLQENLKEKDSVIESKTKAVTLMSADLSKKGKTTLDTLEDTKDEMRTMQEHFVLLETSLKNKNEHLLMQLQERDNKIVELEDSVNRFEKQINEQKLSESASADFSRSTMDALVETKEAMKSMQENFVLIESSLKAKNENLLQQLKDYELKLAESNERVFKLESGVGIVRDPSVDDLQFKLEKLEHSNKQLQDEKYELQKSVAELQDKIVNISMHGNGAIIEKDNRIVELENLIEELKQSNKLLEEESTAELQKQVADLTSKNEEYSNKITDLESLVHKLEEQKNEIAAKLPEEGAVKDDEKVMKLTKEMEELNKSMIKIKAQHKSKVKSLQKQLENFKKVSDTNAELVRLGNQVALLEEEKGNLQLSLVDFDELKASAGDWQERVVDLESKVSAQTKEIEMQIEAIATLENQKLDLMQELHTAKQEISSLEAENAESENLRVTAEMKVVDLEEQLEAMHRSQSENKLESGATSAELTKQVEVLTQENTELYNRIAKLEEKGTSDTGSTESFEAIQELDKTDLLKKIEDLSQKNNELTIKLSKFEEKETSQVESTESMSDTNKNELLKKIDQLTQENTDLTMKLSRLEEKGSSDTGSTESFERIPEHNESTSKIELLTQENSELVIKLTKLEEQLEHMEPKSDIDLKLKIETLLQENNNQSEELSKLRTHVTNLIEENNKLQKQIENLSIDHTDLPAPPVKLDDGGKEAETETSEGSEIAKREVDFKAQIDMLTEEKSLLQKEVEELRNSLKQWHETTESLQINDLRNRMENLLKENEEVVTKVSEFKVSNQNLKESLSEAMREKDELHVRINQMLNDDRDNEKLGLVEKLEKLNEEKQSIVEENEKLQKQIETSTVSQISGQELIPPDSAAQRGDSVIIDTLEREIKEYKVLIAEQTGLIEEMKIKLAGKEEELEEKSKQITEYEASGKKIETLENELKEMYNTVAEWKFKCNEIQKKMEELEAGKASIEEGFRMLQNENEMLLKEKKEKDAEAISLKEQLQSTTNMLELKLEKQLAVVAEKQSEITSLKEIMEEKDQELQAKYTELQNNMIAIDSLQDECNNCRMLIQQKDASLISMSDEVANLNSVVESKEDGIYSLRKEITELNEKLKDSRPLKDYNELLEVLKDKDALLDDLQYRFDVATKESSRLSEEIKNLSKQNEDIQGQVTEKQRELDDLITQKEHLEATIAESTNDKNEVERRVWELQSIIDNNANFVDDLQAELRGAYKQIEQLKVKHMEDNQLQNQRLENLMEDLNAKMQECEVLKAELEEKERLVGRNVTEEVKLALEARIVELEQKLKDAEDKVQMQMEKMKKITANLKKKTVTCQELEARVAELEEKWTTEKDEKEAKNKQIQDVEIAMREKDNRIADLEEKLVQARNESAEVSKNVDKLSNDLANSKEKMSVFMQQMTELEEEIVKLRADLESSTAELASERESKQNILSDYDSYKQQVIAENERKQLELDEVKEKARELSVRMQVMETEYLEQLTSINNLKAENGLLLSKQAQINEKLETVEKESEERRTLIEQMEKEAVRTSTETTQTLEEEITEDDAKMAGSQHCSHCEQCQTLVQALEAKLQEREAEIENLDNELANSIGNFVQMRESLRFNDLMNQTSMRNRSLEDPYNDLSFQYNSLMSSHEEVKAKLEEALKENKELTEKIEQLQTANATLEEKLVAAEKLLDDNKQCAEKLQSIDLLYTDLTKKCEEREAQLLNVQQEMKAVQERADQQEEELNSQITSLKSMDAQRIEAKQLLQDTKHSLEQEIESLRNEKEASERRIEELKVELEKYRNQSTEVVEKSVAVKKEASIFDSIPQDNTPQLFDASKIFGMPSSSSDVLANEEVKRLRGLLDEKEAQCSNLTQEITHLQKLMIDEKTQISQNYSQCVERLETSQKQLYAAQSNLERLEKILTEKDMQIDSMNTELRNISMQMMERQNDTDSDFMESLKASLVAKNKEVNDLSLSLEHTKEALDKIIVERDKQDNLIISYQSEINNLEEKLQNSTDSDVVQDLESRVSFLTKERDLLQLQVNDLTRSMEELKDSMNAGRNVQMKIERSEDRAPSISGTSTKESTPLEEITVTQQQVESVATKATTEATPQEKVTLDVGSAWDAGSTEKLSVDEETWGWNTEDVELVDEGHISATLAPSVEMQLRAKVDDLQDQIKDLEKEREKMLEENKAAQLRNAKMIKKLKEYKVQMDSLQQQLKMQKSTGEKSSFYDLDSAIEEELKTQISKLEKTLSEVKEEQKNTIAEKEALLKRLDVVMSANERYMEMKERQDMDMEVLRIRNKELTDKIEALDKRLQSGVPALEDSDVARNETVVSGEEVKPFVQERVRGKRSVEVEDYESKYKKCKDEIEDLKDEMEALATENEQLQHFLAEQKIKLSALESKRTAEENESIEIVDDLNRKISELQAMLSKSREEYDLLRKQYEQSLMDANVQVTAMRQNTDFLREEAYKWTSRLETEIANLRQQIEASESSAAELQKSLQNALQEKIGLEERLTNLTASSDKQISSMNASMAEVTDLLNIRIQEVADLKQELQKQYVDHEAAKLKLQDTIQELYKELNEKKQELESVKKALSDKENEFIQQQSVETVSALVSQATQELAQKHAIEIEGKEKEIRSLNERLSTLEASMNEYSLEKQNNAVQFDAQRQELEFLKQNLVEKNSILESVQANLTSAKEQLTKKESELSGSEERVRILSMENERYMETIEQLHKRLNETEAASISLNEYALRVQSLEQNVQSLESSLMEKELALQQHAQESAEYKTVLNNNKLEIEMLRAEMQAFEAVKNELSEKTEQINSLNLELERTRKVLDETRHSLNEKISLLEDANRTLNEQKVELDRLSRQQDQHQQSSPNVVDGLPLFRMGDNNHNLQHAIDAMQVELEKKQEEIEHLKYVLSENTYPSIIQKMQERINCLYNEKAELESSLKAASVRSEEKEKQIGALRQQIEIQNHEFASKEEGNLLSRDRRSIQDQEQIVRLQNELYAKEQEVSELRYIIAEKDSQLSLHASMEPQSDDFELREMVQRLTTELYGKEQEVQHLKSTIAELQKEVSRLQEFERLSEETRDALQKLTTEKEQVRLEAEQFLESKLKEKEMEIDEIKQRLAAENRNILNELQLRDKDIENLKKQLEEFSATEHTMKDKLHQKDEELTRVSADLAEKERRLAELSITKDTELHNLKVQIQEKEARIEELLALTGEEEKQRNELKTTLEAREAEINSLKTLLEEKVKECQLIQNVLKKDVSVIDTSAVQSEAASGEGSKTPPSQELDLALYMLHQRDVRCEELTHELMQLLEERDTLQLRLSNAIRVNEELRKAAGSTSSNPSPTKEASVSTTEEPVVEHPSPSKSEGPVEIAKEAIDTPIGEDKETLALKLSQLHTVSHAKDVRLRDERELRHTQQMSLLAHKDVLSTLPPEAAAKLVNANYTLSRDVQSQSSVLLNWLWGKSTPKVVHM; from the exons ATGTGGGGTGCATCAGAGGAACCGCCAGGGACGACAGAAGAGGAGGCACAGAAGTCTACTGTGCATGCAAAAGAGAAATGTGAAGAAAATAAAAGTCAATTGGAGTCCCTTAAAGAAATTATGTTAAAAAATAAAcaaagtttaaagaaaaaagaagaagaagttcAG GAATATGCGAGGAGGCTTTCTAAGATTAAATCTAGAACCAAGTTGTCACGTCGAAGTAAAGAAGGAAACTTCCCTGTTAAAGATGTATCGCATACATCAGAGAGTACTTTGCCAGGTACATCTGAAGAAACCATTGATGATATTAGTCAAGCAAAAACTGCAAAAGCAAAGTCtactttacttcaaaagaaattgGCTGAGAATAGAAAGGCTTTTGAACAACGTAACAAAGAAATAATTGAAACGAAACGAGCGGTTGAAGAAAAAGTGGAAGCTATTAGACAGCAGTTAGAAGAGAAGGATGTGGCAGCGTTAAGTTTTCAAAGAGATCAATTATCTGTTACACCAGTTAAACCAGTTATGATTACTTCTGAT aTCATGTCACCAATACAAATTGAGAGCAttcaagaaaaagaaaatacaaTTGAAAAACTTAGCAATAAAATTTTTGAGCTTGAAGCTACTATCGTAGATCTGCAGGAAAATTTGAAAGAAAAAGACTCTGTCATTGAATCTAAGACAAAGGCAGTTACCCTTATGTCTGCAGATCTTTCGAAAAAAGGCAAAACGACGCTGGACACTCTTGAAGATACGAAAGATGAAATGCGAACGATGCAAGAGCATTTTGTGCTTTTGGAAACATCATTGAAAAATAAGAACGAACATCTCTTAATGCAGTTGCAGGAAAGGGATAATAAAATAGTTGAATTAGAAGACTCGGTCAATCG CTTCGAAAAACAGATTAACGAGCAAAAGTTATCCGAGTCGGCAAGTGCCGATTTTTCTCGTTCGACGATGGATGCTTTAGTAGAGACTAAAGAAGCTATGAAATCTATGCAAGAAAATTTTGTACTTATCGAATCTTCTCTAAAAGCGAAAAACGAGAATTTGTTACAACAGTTAAAAGATTATGAGTTAAAATTAGCAGAGTCTAATGAACGAGTGTTTAAGCTAGAGTCTGGTGTTGGAATAGTTAGGGATCCATCTGTTGATGACTTGCAATTCAAGTTAGAAAAATTGGAGCACAGTAATAAACAATTACAAGACGAGAAGTATGAGCTACAAAAAAGTGTTGCGGAATTACAAGATAAaatcgtaaatatatctatgcATGGTAATGGTGCAATAATAGAGAAAGATAACAGAATAGTTGAACTTGAGAATTTGATAGAAGAACTGAAACAATCTAACAAGCTTCTTGAAGAAGAATCAACAGCTGAATTACAAAAACAAGTGGCAGATTTAACGTCAAAGAACGAAGAGTATTCGAATAAAATAACTGATCTTGAAAGCTTGGTACATAAACTTGAAGAACAGAAAAATGAAATTGCAGCGAAATTGCCAGAAGAAGGTGCAGTTAAAGACGACGAGAAGGTGATGAAGCTTACCAAGGAAATGGAAGAATTGAATAAGAGCATGATCAAAATCAAAGCACAACATAAGAGTAAAGTAAAAAGTTTACAAAAACAATTGGAGAACTTTAAAAAG GTATCCGATACAAATGCTGAACTTGTCCGATTGGGGAATCAAGTGGCACTGTTAGAGGAGGAGAAAGGTAACCTTCAGCTGAGTCTGGTAGACTTTGACGAGCTTAAAG CCTCAGCAGGAGATTGGCAAGAACGTGTTGTTGATCTTGAAAGTAAAGTTTCCGCTCAAACGAAAGAAATTGAAATGCAAATTGAAGCCATTGCCACTCTAGAGAATCAAAAATTGGATCTCATGCAAG AGCTTCACACGGCGAAGCAGGAAATTTCGTCATTGGAAGCGGAGAATGCAGAGTCCGAGAATCTCCGAGTAACTGCAGAGATGAAAGTGGTCGATCTCGAGGAACAGTTGGAAGCTATGCACAGGTCGCAGAGTGAAAATAAATTGGAATCGGGAGCTACTTCTGCGGAACTGACCAAACAAGTAGAAGTCTTAACCCAAGAAAATACCGAATTATACAATAGAATAGCAAAATTGGAGGAGAAGGGAACATCTGATACAGGATCCACCGAATCATTTGAAGCGATACAAGAATTAGACAAAACAGATTTATTGAAAAAGATCGAAGATCTGTCGCAGAAGAACAATGAGTTAACGATTAAGTTAAGTAAATTCGAAGAGAAGGAAACTTCCCAGGTTGAATCTACGGAGTCGATGAGTGACACGAATAAAAATGAATTATTGAAGAAAATCGACCAGTTGACTCAAGAAAATACCGATCTGACAATGAAGTTGAGCAGGCTAGAAGAGAAAGGATCTTCTGACACGGGCTCAACTGAATCTTTCGAACGGATTCCGGAACATAACGAGAGCACGTCAAAAATCGAACTTCTCACGCAAGAAAACAGCGAACTTGTGATTAAACTCACAAAACTTGAGGAACAATTAGAACACATGGAGCCTAAGTCAGATATTGATTTGAAATTAAAAATTGAGACTTTGTTGCAAGAAAATAATAATCAGTCTGAAGAATTGTCGAAACTTAGAACGCATGTAACGAATCTTATTGAGGAGAATAATAAGCTGCAGAAACAGATTGAAAACTTATCTATAGATCATACTGATTTGCCTGCTCCTCCTGTTAAATTAGACGACGGAGGTAAGGAGGCTGAAACGGAAACATCTGAAGGTTCCGAAATAGCAAAGAGAGAAGTTGATTTCAAGGCACAAATCGATATGCTAACGGAAGAGAAAAGTCTTTTACAAAAAGAGGTAGAAGAATTGCGCAATTCCTTAAAACAATGGCATGAAACAACTGAGAGTCTTCAAATCAATGATCTAAGAAACAGAATGGAAAATCTGTTAAAGGAAAACGAAGAGGTAGTGACGAAGGTCTCAGAATTTAAAGTCTCCAATCAGAACTTGAAAGAAAGTTTAAGTGAAGCGATGCGAGAGAAAGATGAATTGCACGTGAGAATTAATCAAATGTTGAACGATGATCGCGACAATGAGAAGTTGGGACTTGtcgagaaattagagaaattgaaCGAAGAAAAACAAAGTATTGTGGAGGAGAatgaaaaattacaaaaacagaTTGAAACCAGCACTGTTTCGCAAATATCTGGTCAAGAACTAATACCACCTGATTCTGCCGCTCAGAGGGGAGATTCCGTGATAATTGATACATTGGAACGTGAAATTAAAGAGTACAAGGTGTTGATTGCTGAGCAAACGGGCCTAATCGAAGAGATGAAAATTAAGCTTGCGGGTAAGGAAGAAGAGTTGGAAGAGAAGAGCAAACAAATCACGGAATACGAAGCATCAGGAAAGAAAATTGAGACGTTGGAAAACGAATTGAAGGAGATGTACAATACTGTGGCGGAATGGAAATTTAAGTGCAACGAAATTCAAAAGAAAATGGAAGAACTGGAGGCAGGAAAGGCTTCCATCGAGGAGGGATTCAGAATGTTGCAAAACGAAAATGAAATGTTGctgaaagagaaaaaagaaaaagacgcAGAAGCTATCTCGTTAAAGGAACAATTGCAGAGTACAACGAATATGTTAGAATTGAAGCTTGAAAAACAACTTGCTGTTGTGGCTGAAAAGCAGAGTGAAATTACCAGTTTGAAGGAAATCATGGAAGAAAAAGATCAAGAGTTGCAGGCGAAGTACACGGAGCTGCAAAATAACATGATTGCGATAGACAGCTTGCAGGATGAATGTAACAATTGTAGAATGTTGATCCAACAGAAGGACGCTTCGTTAATATCGATGTCTGACGAGGTGGCGAACCTTAATAGTGTAGTAGAAAGTAAAGAGGATGGAATATATTCCCTGAGAAAAGAAATTACCGAATTGAATGAAAAATTAAAGGATTCGAGGCCTTTAAAAGATTATAACGAGTTATTAGAAGTATTGAAAGACAAGGATGCGCTCCTTGACGATCTTCAATATAGGTTTGATGTAGCCACCAAAGAGAGCAGCCGTTTAtcagaagaaataaaaaatctaTCGAAGCAGAATGAGGATATTCAAGGCCAAGTTACTGAGAAGCAACGTGAACTCGACGATTTAATAACACAGAAGGAGCATTTGGAAGCAACAATAGCTGAATCTACCAATGATAAAAATGAAGTTGAAAGGCGCGTCTGGGAATTGCAGAGTATTATAGACAACAACGCCAATTTTGTCGACGATTTACAAGCAGAATTAAGGGGCGCCTATAAACAGATAGAACAATTGAAAGTGAAGCATATGGAAGACAATCAATTGCAAAATCAGAGGCTGGAAAATCTAATGGAGGATTTGAACGCGAAGATGCAAGAATGCGAGGTGTTGAAGGCCGAGTTGGAAGAGAAGGAGAGACTGGTCGGTCGCAATGTAACGGAAGAGGTGAAACTAGCTCTGGAAGCTAGAATTGTTGAGTTAGAGCAGAAATTGAAGGATGCTGAAGATAAGGTACAGATGCAGATggaaaaaatgaagaaaataacgGCGAATCTGAAGAAGAAGACGGTGACGTGCCAGGAGCTCGAGGCAAGGGTAGCCGAGCTCGAAGAGAAGTGGACGACCGAGAAGGACGAGAAGGAAGCTAAGAACAAGCAGATCCAGGACGTGGAGATCGCGATGCGCGAGAAGGATAACAGAATAGCCGATCTTGAAGAAAAATTGGTGCAGGCAAGAAACGAATCCGCGGAAGTCTCGAAGAACGTCGACAAATTGTCGAATGATTTGGCTAATTCGAAAGAGAAAATGTCTGTGTTTATGCAACAAATGACAGAACTGGAAGAGGAGATTGTGAAGTTACGTGCAGATCTCGAGTCATCTACGGCAGAACTTGCGTCTGAAAGGGAAAGTAAACAGAATATATTGTCGGATTACGATTCGTACAAGCAACAGGTAATCGCAGAGAATGAACGTAAGCAATTGGAGTTGGACGAGGTGAAAGAGAAAGCCAGGGAGCTCAGTGTACGAATGCAGGTGATGGAGACGGAGTATCTGGAACAGCTTACGTCGATTAACAACCTTAAAGCTGAAAATGGTTTGCTATTGTCGAAACAGGCGCAAATCAATGAGAAATTGGAGACTGTTGAGAAAGAGTCGGAGGAACGGAGGACGCTGATCGAACAAATGGAGAAAGAAGCCGTTAGAACATCCACGGAGACGACGCAAACTCTAGAGGAGGAAATAACTGAGGATGATGCGAAAATGGCCGGTTCACAACATTGCAGCCACTGCGAACAGTGTCAGACTTTGGTCCAGGCGTTGGAGGCGAAGCTGCAAGAGAGGGAAGCTGAAATTGAGAATCTGGACAACGAGTTAGCAAATTCAATTGGTAATTTCGTTCAGATGCGAGAGTCCCTTAGATTCAACGACCTAATGAATCAAACTAGTATGAGGAACAGATCATTAGAAGATCCTTACAATGATCTTTCGTTCCAGTACAACTCGTTGATGTCGAGTCACGAGGAGGTGAAAGCGAAATTAGAGGAAGCATTGAAGGAAAATAAAGAATTGACAGAGAAAATTGAGCAGCTGCAAACTGCGAATGCTACTCTGGAGGAAAAGTTAGTCGCAGCAGAGAAATTGTTGGATGACAATAAACAGTGTGCTGAAAAGTTGCAAAGTATTGATTTATTATACACTGATTTGACTAAAAAATGCGAAGAACGCGAAGCACAGTTACTGAATGTGCAACAGGAGATGAAAGCTGTTCAGGAACGCGCTGACCAACAAGAAGAGGAATTAAATTCTCAAATAACTTCGCTGAAATCCATGGATGCTCAAAGAATAGAGGCGAAACAGTTGTTGCAGGATACCAAACACAGTTTAGAACAAGAAATCGAGTCGTTAAGAAACGAGAAAGAAGCGAGCGAAAGAAGAATAGAAGAATTGAAGGTGGAATTAGAGAAGTATAGGAATCAGAGTACAGAAGTCGTGGAAAAATCAGTGGCAGTAAAGAAAGAAGCGTCTATATTTGATAGTATCCCACAGGATAATACACCGCAGCTGTTCGACGCTTCAAAAATTTTTGGTATGCCCTCTTCCAGTTCCGATGTTTTGGCTAACGAGGAGGTGAAACGGTTGCGAGGTTTGTTAGATGAAAAAGAGGCGCAGTGTTCCAATTTGACTCAAGAAATCACTCACCTACAGAAATTGATGATCGACGAGAAGACACAAATATCACAGAACTATAGCCAATGCGTTGAAAGGCTGGAAACCTCGCAAAAGCAATTATACGCTGCACAATCGAATCTGGAGAGATTAGAAAAAATATTAACCGAGAAAGACATGCAGATCGATTCGATGAATACAGAGTTGCGAAATATCAGTATGCAAATGATGGAGCGTCAAAATGATACGGATAGTGATTTCATGGAATCTTTAAAGGCTTCGTTAGTTGCCAAGAACAAGGAAGTGAATGACCTAAGTCTAAGTTTGGAACAcacaaaagaagcattagataagaTCATCGTGGAACGAGATAAACAGGACAACCTCATAATATCCTACCAATCAGAGATTAACAATTTAGAGGAAAAATTGCAAAACTCGACTGATTCCGACGTGGTACAAGATTTAGAAAGCCGCGTTTCGTTTCTTACGAAGGAGAGGGACTTGCTGCAGCTTCAAGTAAATGATCTGACTAGATCCATGGAGGAATTGAAGGATTCTATGAACGCTGGTCGAAATGTGCAGATGAAAATTGAGAGATCAGAAGACAGAGCGCCTAGTATTTCGGGTACATCGACGAAAGAATCAACTCCATTGGAAGAAATTACGGTCACGCAGCAGCAGGTAGAGTCAGTAGCAACGAAGGCTACCACCGAGGCAACGCCACAGGAGAAAGTGACTCTAGATGTTGGATCTGCCTGGGATGCAGGATCAACGGAAAAATTAAGTGTTGACGAAGAAACTTGGGGATGGAACACGGAGGATGTTGAGTTGGTCGATGAAGGACATATCAGCGCTACCTTGGCACCTAGCGTAGAGATGCAATTACGTGCCAAAGTAGACGATCTTCAGGATCAAATCAAAGATTtagagaaggaaagagagaaGATGCTGGAAGAGAACAAAGCTGCGCAATTGAGGAACGCGAAGATGATAAAGAAACTGAAAGAATACAAGGTACAGATGGACAGCCTTCAACAGCAGTTGAAGATGCAAAAGTCGACGGGTGAGAAGTCCAGCTTTTACGATCTGGATTCTGCGATAGAGGAGGAGCTCAAGACCCAGATAAGTAAATTGGAGAAGACTTTGAGCGAAGTTAAAGAGGAGCAGAAAAATACTATCGCCGAGAAGGAGGCTTTGCTGAAACGTTTAGACGTTGTGATGTCCGCTAACGAAAGGTATATGGAGATGAAGGAGAGGCAGGACATGGACATGGAGGTATTGCGTATTCGAAACAAAGAATTAACTGATAAAATCGAGGCTCTCGATAAACGATTGCAGAGTGGTGTACCTGCGTTGGAAGATAGCGATGTTGCACGGAATGAAACCGTTGTTTCTGGTGAAGAAGTGAAGCCATTTGTGCAAGAACGTGTACGAGGAAAACGGTCTGTCGAGGTAGAGGACTACGAGAGTAAGTACAAGAAGTGTAAAGACGAAATCGAAGATCTCAAGGATGAGATGGAGGCACTTGCGACCGAAAATGAGCAGCTGCAGCACTTCCTGGCGGAGCAGAAGATTAAATTATCTGCATTGGAGTCGAAACGAACAGCGGAGGAGAATGAGTCTATTGAGATCGTGGACGACTTAAATAGAAAAATTTCTGAACTGCAGGCTATGCTGAGCAAATCCAGAGAGGAGTATGATCTATTGAGGAAACAGTACGAGCAGAGCTTGATGGACGCTAACGTTCAGGTGACAGCCATGAGACAGAATACCGATTTCTTAAGGGAAGAAGCGTACAAGTGGACGAGCAGGCTGGAAACGGAAATAGCTAATTTACGTCAACAGATCGAGGCCTCCGAATCCAGCGCCGCTGAGTTACAAAAAAGCTTGCAAAACGCCCTGCAAGAAAAAATAGGCCTAGAAGAAAGACTGACCAATTTGACGGCCTCTTCTGATAAACAGATATCGTCTATGAACGCGTCAATGGCGGAAGTGACCGATCTTCTGAACATTAGGATACAAGAAGTGGCTGATCTGAAGCAGGAACTTCAGAAACAGTACGTGGACCACGAGGCAGCGAAGCTGAAGTTGCAAGACACCATACAGGAACTATACAAGGAGCTCAATGAAAAGAAGCAAGAGTTGGAGTCTGTGAAGAAGGCTCTCAGCGACAAGGAGAACGAATTTATTCAGCAACAGAGCGTGGAAACGGTCAGCGCTCTCGTGAGTCAGGCTACTCAAGAGCTGGCACAAAAGCACGCAATAGAAATCGAGGGGAAAGAAAAAGAGATACGAAGTCTTAACGAAAGGTTGTCAACGTTAGAGGCAAGTATGAACGAATATTCGCTCGAGAAACAAAATAATGCCGTACAATTTGACGCACAGcgacaagaactggaatttctGAAGCAGAACTTGGTGGAAAAGAATTCGATTCTGGAGTCTGTTCAGGCCAATCTGACGTCAGCGAAGGAACAATTAACTAAGAAGGAATCAGAGTTATCTGGGAGTGAAGAAAGAGTACGGATATTGTCTATGGAGAATGAGAGATACATGGAGACTATCGAACAGCTACACAAACGTTTGAACGAAACCGAAGCAGCGTCAATCAGTCTAAACGAGTACGCGTTACGTGTTCAGAGTCTGGAGCAAAATGTTCAAAGTCTAGAATCTTCTCTGATGGAAAAAGAATTGGCATTGCAACAGCATGCTCAGGAGTCTGCCGAGTACAAGACAGTTTTAAACAATAAtaaattggaaattgaaatgcTTCGCGCAGAAATGCAAGCGTTTGAAGCCGTGAAGAACGAATTATCGGAGAAGACTGAGCAGATAAACAGTTTGAACCTGGAATTGGAAAGGACTCGTAAGGTCTTGGATGAAACCAGACACAGTTTGAATGAAAAGATATCTTTACTCGAGGATGCTAATCGAACTCTGAACGAGCAAAAAGTGGAATTGGACAGATTATCGAGGCAGCAGGATCAACATCAACAGAGCTCTCCTAACGTCGTGGATGGTTTGCCGCTATTTAGAATGGGCGATAACAATCACAATTTACAGCACGCGATAGATGCCATGCAAGTCGAGTTAGAAAAGAAGCAGGAAGAGATTGAACATTTGAAATACGTCTTAAGCGAGAACACGTATCCCAGTATCATTCAGAAGATGCAGGAAAGGATCAATTGTCTTTACAACGAAAAAGCTGAACTGGAATCCTCGTTGAAAGCGGCCAGCGTGAGATCCGAGGAGAAAGAGAAACAGATCGGCGCTCTGAGGCAACAGATAGAGATACAGAACCATGAATTTGCCTCCAAAGAAGAAGGGAATCTTCTGTCGAGGGATCGACGCTCGATTCAGGATCAGGAGCAAATCGTCAGACTACAGAACGAGTTGTACGCCAAGGAACAAGAGGTCAGCGAGCTTAGGTACATTATAGCTGAGAAGGACTCTCAATTGTCTCTTCATGCCAGCATGGAGCCTCAGTCGGATGATTTCGAGCTGCGTGAAATGGTACAGAGACTAACTACCGAATTGTACGGCAAGGAGCAGGAAGTTCAACATCTGAAATCGACCATTGCCGAATTGCAGAAAGAGGTGTCCCGTTTGCAAGAGTTTGAGAGGCTTTCAGAGGAAACCAGAGACGCCTTGCAGAAGCTTACCACGGAAAAGGAGCAAGTTCGTCTCGAGGCTGAACAGTTTCTGGAGAGTAAATTGAAAGAGAAGGAAATGGAAATCGACGAGATAAAACAGAGGCTGGCAGCGGAGAATCGAAACATTTTGAACGAGCTGCAATTGAGGGACAAGGACATTGAGAATTTGAAGAAACAGCTGGAAGAGTTCTCCGCGACGGAGCACACGATGAAAGACAAGTTGCACCAGAAAGACGAGGAACTGACTCGAGTAAGCGCTGACCTGGCCGAAAAGGAACGCAGATTGGCCGAATTGAGTATCACCAAGGATACTGAGCTTCACAATTTAAAGGTTCAAATACAAGAAAAGGAAGCACGCATCGAGGAGCTCCTGGCGTTGACCGGCGAAGAAGAGAAGCAGCGTAACGAGCTTAAGACCACTTTAGAGGCCAGAGAAGCGGAGATCAATTCGTTGAAGACGCTCTTGGAGGAGAAAGTGAAGGAGTGCCAGTTGATTCAGAACGTTCTGAAGAAGGACGTTTCGGTGATCGACACTTCTGCGGTTCAAAGCGAGGCAGCTTCCGGCGAGGGAAGCAAAACGCCACCGTCTCAAGAATTGGATCTTGCGTTGTACATGCTTCATCAACGGGACGTTAGATGCGAGGAATTGACGCACGAATTGATGCAGTTACTCGAAGAACGCGACACGTTGCAATTGCGTTTGTCTAACGCCATCAGAGTGAACGAGGAGTTGAGAAAGGCAGCTGGCTCGACGAGTTCTAATCCTAGTCCAACGAAGGAGGCGTCCGTTTCCACTACTGAGGAACCAGTCGTGGAACATCCATCACCGTCGAAGTCTGAGGGACCAGTTGAGATAGCTAAGGAAGCTATCGACACTCCGATTGGAGAGGACAAGGAAACCCTTGCCTTGAA